One Bacillus sp. 1780r2a1 DNA segment encodes these proteins:
- a CDS encoding acyl-CoA thioesterase translates to MSDTKIKVRFCETDALGHINNTSYFIYLEEARIDFFEKMGVKMDSSKWAYLIASTKCDFIAQGYFNQTLAVSTYVTRIGHKSFTIGHEITDSKTGELIARGEAVLVHFDFELQKSVPLPDDVCAFLQNYLQTV, encoded by the coding sequence ATGAGCGATACGAAAATTAAAGTGAGATTTTGCGAGACGGATGCACTGGGGCACATTAACAATACAAGCTACTTCATTTATTTAGAGGAAGCTCGAATTGATTTCTTTGAAAAAATGGGCGTGAAAATGGATTCAAGCAAGTGGGCATATTTAATTGCCTCCACTAAATGTGATTTTATTGCTCAAGGGTATTTTAATCAAACTCTTGCTGTTTCTACGTACGTAACGCGCATCGGTCATAAAAGCTTTACGATCGGTCACGAAATTACGGACAGTAAGACAGGTGAGTTAATTGCTAGAGGCGAAGCCGTTCTTGTCCACTTTGATTTTGAGTTGCAAAAAAGCGTACCGCTTCCAGATGATGTGTGTGCGTTTTTACAGAATTATTTACAAACTGTTTAG
- the cyoE gene encoding heme o synthase translates to MQSTTKTNHHAEQASLPKQTLVAILSQTIKTGIIKSNLIPMFAGLTLALYTYDMSLFDNIPEIILAFIGSFLVIGAAGAFNNLYDRDIDAIMERTKSRPTVTGEVKPTFVLALASSMAILGIGALALTTPLAALLGFLGLFFYVVPYTMWTKRRTIYNTEVGSISGAMPPLIGWAAIYPDVTHPAIIGLFVVTVIWQMPHFYAIAIRKHDEYKAANVPMLPVVKGFERTYIQTNVYLAILVVISFLFGTLSIGLMLVALLLSVAWFVLSITGYRKMDKEKWAKSMFIFSLIHMTVLFSTIIIYSLIGIFFNI, encoded by the coding sequence ATGCAAAGTACTACAAAAACAAATCATCATGCTGAACAAGCATCGTTACCAAAGCAAACGCTTGTGGCGATTTTATCCCAAACCATTAAAACAGGCATTATTAAATCTAATTTAATACCTATGTTTGCCGGGTTAACCTTAGCTTTGTACACATATGACATGAGTCTGTTTGATAATATTCCTGAAATTATTTTAGCTTTTATTGGCTCTTTCCTTGTGATCGGCGCAGCTGGGGCTTTTAATAACCTCTACGATCGCGACATCGATGCTATTATGGAAAGAACAAAAAGCAGACCGACTGTAACCGGTGAAGTGAAACCAACATTTGTATTAGCACTTGCAAGCAGCATGGCCATTCTGGGAATTGGAGCTCTTGCATTAACGACACCACTCGCTGCCTTGCTAGGATTTCTAGGGCTGTTTTTTTATGTGGTTCCGTATACAATGTGGACAAAGCGCCGCACAATTTATAATACAGAAGTCGGAAGTATTTCAGGGGCAATGCCTCCGTTAATCGGATGGGCAGCTATTTATCCAGACGTGACTCATCCAGCTATTATAGGATTATTCGTTGTAACTGTAATTTGGCAAATGCCACACTTTTATGCCATTGCGATTCGTAAGCACGATGAGTACAAAGCAGCTAATGTACCAATGCTTCCAGTAGTTAAAGGGTTTGAACGCACGTACATTCAAACAAATGTTTACCTCGCAATTTTAGTTGTCATTAGCTTTTTATTCGGAACGTTAAGCATAGGTTTAATGCTCGTTGCCTTGCTATTAAGCGTAGCTTGGTTTGTGCTTAGCATTACGGGGTACCGAAAAATGGATAAAGAAAAATGGGCAAAATCAATGTTTATTTTTTCACTAATTCATATGACGGTGTTATTTTCAACAATTATTATCTATTCATTAATAGGTATTTTCTTTAATATTTAA
- the dcd gene encoding dCTP deaminase: MILSDKTISEKLHSKKLSIEPLTSEQIQPASVDLRLGFSYLKVKEHQVGLMSLDEKIQYEHFENEEVIIPPHSFLLATTLEYIRLPENVTAFVEGRSSIGRMGLFIQNAGWVDPGFEGQITLELYNANRLPIKLVSGRRICQLVLAEMDQAAQQPYKGKYQKQRNATGSRIFLDEDV; the protein is encoded by the coding sequence GTGATTTTATCAGATAAAACGATTAGTGAAAAGCTGCATAGTAAGAAGCTATCCATTGAACCTCTTACAAGTGAGCAGATCCAGCCTGCATCTGTTGACTTACGCCTGGGATTTAGCTACTTAAAGGTGAAAGAACATCAAGTTGGACTTATGTCTTTAGATGAAAAAATACAGTATGAGCATTTTGAAAATGAAGAGGTGATCATTCCACCCCATTCCTTCTTGCTGGCAACAACGCTTGAATACATTCGTCTTCCTGAGAATGTTACTGCTTTTGTAGAAGGAAGAAGTTCCATTGGACGAATGGGCTTGTTCATTCAAAATGCAGGATGGGTGGACCCAGGGTTTGAAGGTCAAATTACGCTGGAATTATATAATGCCAATCGGTTGCCAATTAAGCTTGTGAGCGGTCGGCGTATTTGCCAACTTGTGCTTGCAGAGATGGATCAAGCAGCTCAGCAGCCTTATAAAGGAAAGTATCAAAAACAGCGCAACGCAACCGGAAGCCGTATTTTTTTAGATGAGGACGTTTAA
- a CDS encoding sulfite exporter TauE/SafE family protein has translation MDIWFITVIFLIGFIGSYLSGMLGIGGSIIKYPMLLYIPPILGLTAFSAHEVSGISAVQVFFATIGGVWAYRKGGYLNKNLILYMGASILAGSFIGGFGSQMMSEEGINLVYGILALVAAIMMFVPKKGIDDLPLDQVTFNKWLAAGLAFIVGVGSGIVGAAGAFLLVPIMLVVLKIPTRMTIASSLAITFISSIGATVGKVTTGQVDYGPALIMVIASLIASPLGAKAGQKIKTKVLQIALALLILATAIKIWIDIL, from the coding sequence ATGGATATTTGGTTTATCACCGTAATTTTTTTAATTGGATTTATTGGTTCGTACCTATCCGGAATGCTTGGAATTGGTGGTTCAATTATTAAGTATCCAATGCTTTTATATATTCCTCCGATACTTGGTCTTACAGCTTTTTCAGCACATGAAGTCTCAGGAATTAGCGCTGTCCAAGTGTTCTTTGCGACAATTGGGGGCGTATGGGCGTATCGAAAAGGAGGTTATTTAAATAAGAATCTTATCCTCTACATGGGTGCTAGCATTTTAGCTGGTAGTTTTATTGGCGGGTTTGGCTCACAAATGATGTCAGAAGAAGGAATCAATCTTGTATATGGCATTTTAGCACTGGTGGCTGCCATTATGATGTTTGTTCCGAAAAAAGGCATTGATGACCTTCCGCTTGATCAAGTAACGTTTAATAAATGGTTAGCTGCTGGCTTAGCTTTCATTGTGGGAGTAGGATCTGGTATTGTCGGAGCAGCGGGAGCCTTTTTATTGGTACCGATTATGCTTGTTGTTCTTAAAATTCCAACACGTATGACAATCGCCTCTTCTCTAGCCATTACGTTTATCTCATCAATTGGCGCAACGGTAGGAAAAGTAACGACTGGGCAAGTTGATTACGGTCCAGCTCTTATTATGGTTATTGCAAGCTTAATCGCCTCTCCTCTTGGAGCAAAGGCAGGGCAAAAAATCAAGACAAAGGTTTTACAAATCGCTCTTGCACTATTAATTTTAGCAACGGCAATTAAAATATGGATTGATATTTTGTGA
- a CDS encoding rhodanese-like domain-containing protein produces the protein MKEILAKEVENKLNELTVLDVREAAEVAEGKIPNALHIPLGLIEFRMNELDKNVEYTVVCRSGGRSSQAVCFLENQGFKAQNMTGGMLVWEGPTE, from the coding sequence ATGAAAGAGATTTTAGCAAAAGAAGTTGAAAATAAATTAAATGAGCTAACAGTCCTTGATGTGCGTGAAGCAGCTGAGGTAGCGGAAGGTAAAATTCCTAACGCTCTTCATATTCCTTTAGGGTTAATCGAATTTCGTATGAATGAGCTGGATAAAAACGTTGAGTACACGGTGGTGTGCCGCTCAGGTGGGCGCAGCTCTCAGGCAGTTTGTTTTTTAGAAAATCAAGGATTTAAGGCTCAGAACATGACGGGCGGTATGCTCGTATGGGAAGGGCCGACAGAATAA
- a CDS encoding sulfurtransferase TusA family protein, which translates to MKANVILDAKGLACPMPIVKTKKAMNDVEAGHVLEVQATDKGSKADLQAWAERTGHQYLGVIEEGDVLKHFLQKSSNEEAVEKKYPYLVSNDELEAKLAANESILIVDVREEAEYGFRHIPNAVNIPLGDLEARMNELDKSKEIFVVCRTGSRSDLAAQKLSESGFTSVKNVVPGMSEWSGETKSLA; encoded by the coding sequence ATGAAAGCTAACGTTATTTTAGATGCAAAGGGCTTAGCTTGCCCAATGCCAATTGTCAAAACAAAAAAAGCAATGAATGATGTAGAAGCAGGACATGTGCTCGAAGTACAGGCAACCGATAAAGGTTCAAAAGCGGATTTACAGGCATGGGCAGAGCGTACAGGTCATCAGTATTTAGGTGTCATTGAAGAAGGCGATGTGTTAAAGCACTTCTTGCAAAAATCATCTAATGAGGAAGCAGTTGAAAAGAAATATCCATACCTCGTTAGCAACGATGAACTAGAAGCAAAATTAGCAGCTAACGAATCCATTCTTATAGTAGATGTGCGAGAAGAAGCAGAATATGGATTCCGTCATATTCCAAATGCCGTTAATATTCCACTAGGAGACCTAGAGGCACGTATGAATGAGCTTGATAAAAGTAAAGAGATATTTGTTGTTTGCCGTACAGGAAGCAGAAGCGATTTAGCAGCTCAAAAGCTGAGCGAAAGCGGATTTACAAGCGTAAAGAATGTTGTACCTGGTATGAGTGAATGGTCAGGAGAAACGAAATCATTAGCATAA
- a CDS encoding MBL fold metallo-hydrolase — protein sequence MTVNQMSAAEVAKKAINKEALFILDVRNEDAFQDWKVESENFMYLNIPYFDLLDGVEGILNQLSQDKDILVVCAKEGSSIMVAEMLSDEGKDVFYLAGGMRAWSEHLEPVKLGELKDGGELYQFVRIGKGCLSYMVVSNGEAAIIDSTRMTDTYLQFADELGVKITHVFDTHLHADHISGGRMIAEKTGAAYWLPPKDATEVTFAYEALEDGNDVTIGNTTIHIHALYSPGHTIGSTSFIVDNRYLLSGDILFIDSIGRPDLAGMAEDWVADLRESLYARYRNLSDQLIVLPAHFMIMDELNEDGSVAKPLYELYANNHGLNIEDEEEFRKLVTENLPPQPNAYQEIRQTNMGKMTPDEDKQREMEIGPNRCAVR from the coding sequence ATGACAGTAAATCAAATGAGTGCTGCTGAGGTAGCAAAAAAAGCAATTAACAAAGAGGCTTTATTTATCTTAGATGTTCGTAACGAAGATGCATTCCAAGATTGGAAAGTTGAAAGTGAAAACTTTATGTATTTAAATATTCCCTACTTTGACTTATTGGACGGTGTAGAAGGTATTCTAAATCAACTTTCACAAGATAAAGACATATTAGTTGTCTGTGCAAAAGAAGGCTCATCGATTATGGTAGCAGAAATGCTTTCAGATGAAGGAAAAGACGTATTTTATTTAGCTGGTGGTATGCGCGCTTGGAGTGAGCATTTAGAGCCAGTTAAGCTAGGCGAATTAAAAGACGGGGGAGAGCTATATCAGTTTGTTCGTATCGGTAAAGGCTGTTTATCATACATGGTTGTTTCAAACGGTGAAGCAGCAATTATTGATTCAACACGCATGACGGATACGTATTTACAGTTTGCCGATGAGCTAGGAGTGAAGATTACTCACGTATTTGATACGCACCTACACGCAGATCACATTTCAGGTGGACGCATGATTGCAGAAAAAACAGGAGCTGCTTATTGGTTGCCGCCAAAAGACGCAACAGAAGTCACTTTTGCATATGAAGCGCTTGAAGACGGTAACGACGTGACAATCGGAAATACAACGATTCACATTCACGCGCTTTATTCACCAGGTCACACAATTGGATCTACATCTTTCATCGTTGATAATCGCTACTTATTATCAGGAGATATTTTATTTATTGATTCAATTGGTCGGCCTGACTTAGCTGGTATGGCTGAAGATTGGGTAGCTGATCTTCGTGAAAGTCTATACGCTCGCTATCGTAACCTATCAGATCAATTAATTGTTCTGCCGGCTCATTTTATGATTATGGATGAGCTAAATGAAGATGGAAGCGTAGCAAAACCGCTTTATGAGCTATATGCAAACAATCACGGCTTAAACATTGAGGATGAAGAGGAATTCCGTAAGTTAGTAACGGAGAATCTGCCTCCTCAGCCAAATGCGTATCAAGAAATTCGTCAAACAAATATGGGGAAAATGACTCCAGATGAAGATAAGCAGCGCGAAATGGAAATCGGACCAAACCGCTGTGCCGTTCGATAA
- a CDS encoding TetR/AcrR family transcriptional regulator: MKERIMETSILLFAKKGFKETSIQDIAAELNVTKGTFYYYFKSKEEVLLDIHRSYIEHLVENQETILRADELSCGEKLYEMIFKLIYDIEKEGLRAKVFFREMRHLSDNHLLSIVPKRDQFKMNLQNLIEAGITAGEFRNDLPADIVTLGILGITNWSYFWFQPSGERSAKEVAAIFYNMLVDGLQSKGE, encoded by the coding sequence ATGAAAGAACGCATCATGGAAACAAGCATTTTACTATTTGCGAAAAAAGGCTTTAAAGAAACGTCCATTCAAGATATTGCAGCTGAATTGAACGTGACCAAAGGAACCTTTTACTATTATTTTAAAAGCAAAGAAGAAGTGCTGCTTGATATTCACCGCTCGTATATTGAGCACTTAGTTGAAAACCAAGAAACCATTTTGCGTGCTGATGAGCTGTCTTGCGGAGAAAAACTCTATGAGATGATTTTTAAATTAATTTACGATATTGAAAAAGAAGGACTGCGAGCTAAAGTGTTTTTTCGCGAAATGCGCCATTTGAGTGATAACCACCTTTTAAGCATTGTGCCAAAGCGTGATCAGTTTAAAATGAATCTTCAAAATTTAATTGAAGCGGGAATAACAGCCGGTGAATTTAGAAATGACTTGCCAGCTGATATCGTAACGCTTGGAATTTTAGGCATCACAAACTGGAGCTATTTCTGGTTCCAGCCAAGCGGAGAACGTTCAGCAAAAGAAGTAGCAGCGATTTTTTATAATATGCTAGTAGATGGACTACAGTCGAAAGGGGAATAG
- a CDS encoding DMT family transporter codes for MNLWFYALLVFLGGCSYGVVSTFVKLGYAAGFGVNALTGSQYLLGALLLWILASFVPKSPLRKKNWAVLLLSGTPMGLTGIFYNYALSYINASFAIILLLQFTWISMILQYVFDKKAPTSKQLVAAAIIMVGSLLASGVAESTIAFSGLGILFGLLAAVSFSFFIFFSGRTSISIHPIRKSAIMTTGAALLIFIVMPPTFMVEELVSTHLWMYGLLMGLFGSLLPPILFNIGMPKVGGNLGAILSASELPTAVFMSTFVLHESVASIQWMGVILILVGIAFPSLKRKERYEVRL; via the coding sequence ATGAATTTATGGTTTTATGCTCTCCTTGTCTTTTTAGGTGGGTGCTCGTATGGTGTTGTCTCAACTTTTGTGAAGCTTGGATACGCTGCGGGGTTTGGTGTGAATGCCTTAACAGGAAGTCAGTATCTACTAGGTGCACTTCTGCTTTGGATACTGGCTAGCTTTGTGCCCAAAAGTCCTCTTCGGAAAAAAAATTGGGCTGTTTTACTGCTCAGCGGGACGCCAATGGGACTAACAGGGATTTTTTACAACTACGCGCTTAGCTACATCAACGCGTCGTTTGCCATTATTCTTTTACTACAGTTCACATGGATTAGCATGATTTTACAATACGTGTTTGACAAGAAAGCACCTACTTCTAAGCAGCTAGTAGCAGCGGCTATTATTATGGTAGGTTCACTCTTAGCATCCGGCGTTGCTGAAAGTACGATTGCTTTTTCAGGTCTAGGAATACTCTTTGGTCTGCTTGCTGCCGTATCGTTTTCATTTTTTATCTTTTTTAGCGGACGCACGTCTATTTCGATTCATCCAATCCGCAAAAGTGCCATCATGACAACCGGTGCTGCGCTTCTTATCTTTATTGTTATGCCACCGACGTTTATGGTGGAAGAACTCGTATCTACACATCTATGGATGTATGGGCTATTAATGGGGTTATTCGGGTCATTGCTTCCTCCGATTCTGTTTAATATTGGCATGCCAAAAGTCGGTGGAAATCTTGGTGCTATTCTAAGTGCTTCAGAACTGCCAACCGCTGTGTTTATGTCCACTTTTGTGTTACATGAATCGGTTGCTTCTATTCAATGGATGGGCGTTATTCTTATTTTAGTTGGCATTGCTTTTCCAAGTTTAAAGCGTAAAGAGCGCTATGAAGTTCGTCTATAA
- a CDS encoding GTP-binding protein: MKKIPVTVLSGYLGSGKTTLLNHVLQNRDGLRVAVIVNDMSEVNIDAELVKQGGDLSRTEEKLVEMSNGCICCTLREDLLVEVEKLVQRGNIDYILIESTGISEPVPVAQTFSYIDEELGIDLTQFCTLDTMVTVVDANRFWHDFQSGDSLLDRKEALGEEDAREIADLLIDQIEFCDVLLLNKCDLVDEKELQKLEGVLRTLQPTAKIIRTTHSKVDPTEILNTGLFDFDTASASAGWLRELEGGHHEHTPETEEYGIGSFVYDIKRPFHSERFVTWVNNLPKEIVRAKGIAWCATQNNVALLMSQAGPSVSIEPVSYWVASLPALEQEQIIRANPHLLDTWDETYGDRHTKLVFIGIDLNPEQIMKQIDACLLTEEEMKGNWKDLKDPFTWELQKA; this comes from the coding sequence ATGAAAAAAATACCGGTAACAGTACTAAGTGGTTATTTAGGATCGGGGAAAACCACGTTATTAAATCACGTGCTCCAGAATCGTGATGGCCTTCGCGTAGCGGTGATAGTAAATGACATGAGTGAAGTAAATATAGACGCAGAGTTGGTGAAGCAAGGTGGGGATTTATCGAGGACAGAGGAAAAGCTCGTTGAAATGTCAAACGGATGCATTTGCTGCACGCTTCGAGAAGATCTGTTAGTTGAGGTTGAAAAGCTTGTTCAAAGAGGAAACATTGACTACATATTAATTGAATCAACAGGAATTAGTGAGCCGGTTCCAGTTGCTCAAACATTTTCGTATATAGATGAAGAGCTAGGCATTGATTTAACACAATTTTGTACATTAGACACGATGGTAACAGTTGTAGATGCCAATCGCTTTTGGCATGACTTTCAATCTGGAGATTCATTGTTAGACCGTAAAGAAGCGCTCGGTGAAGAGGATGCGCGTGAGATTGCAGATTTATTAATTGATCAAATTGAGTTTTGTGATGTATTGCTTTTAAATAAGTGTGACCTTGTTGATGAAAAAGAGCTTCAAAAGCTCGAAGGAGTGCTTCGTACACTTCAGCCAACTGCCAAAATCATTCGCACAACTCATTCAAAAGTTGATCCTACCGAGATTTTAAATACGGGCTTATTTGATTTTGATACGGCAAGTGCATCAGCAGGATGGCTTCGTGAATTAGAAGGAGGACATCATGAGCATACGCCTGAAACAGAAGAGTACGGAATTGGTTCATTTGTATATGATATCAAGCGTCCGTTTCACTCTGAGCGCTTTGTGACATGGGTTAATAATCTGCCAAAAGAAATTGTCAGAGCAAAAGGAATTGCTTGGTGTGCTACGCAAAATAACGTTGCGCTTCTAATGTCACAAGCCGGTCCATCTGTTAGTATTGAACCCGTGTCATATTGGGTAGCGTCGCTTCCAGCCCTTGAACAAGAGCAGATTATTCGCGCCAATCCACATTTGCTAGACACGTGGGATGAAACATATGGTGATCGCCATACAAAGCTTGTTTTTATTGGAATTGATTTAAACCCTGAACAAATTATGAAGCAAATTGATGCATGTTTATTGACAGAAGAAGAAATGAAAGGGAACTGGAAGGATTTAAAGGATCCCTTTACATGGGAGCTACAGAAAGCATAA
- a CDS encoding metal-sensitive transcriptional regulator, whose protein sequence is MEYTTQIQNRVKRIEGQLRGVLRMMEEGKDCKEVITQLSAARSAIDRTMGLVVSTNLVECALEAERTGESVDEMIQEAVGLLVKSR, encoded by the coding sequence ATGGAATATACGACTCAAATTCAAAATCGTGTTAAGCGTATAGAAGGTCAGCTTCGCGGCGTTTTGCGCATGATGGAAGAAGGAAAAGACTGCAAGGAAGTTATAACGCAGCTTTCCGCAGCACGATCAGCGATTGACCGTACAATGGGTCTTGTGGTGAGCACAAACCTAGTAGAATGTGCGCTTGAAGCAGAAAGAACAGGCGAGTCTGTAGATGAAATGATCCAAGAAGCCGTTGGATTACTAGTGAAAAGTCGCTAA
- a CDS encoding DsrE/DsrF/DrsH-like family protein: MVKKRTTIVLFSGDYDKAMAAYIIANGAAAYDHEVTIFHTFWGLNALRKEAMVPTKKGFMEKMFGKMMPRGADKMGLSKMNFAGMGSKMIKSVMKKHNAVPLPDLIDMAKEQDVKLVACTMTMDLLGLQKEELVDGIDYAGVAAYLADAEEGNVNLFI, translated from the coding sequence ATGGTAAAGAAAAGAACAACAATTGTATTATTCAGCGGTGATTACGATAAAGCCATGGCTGCTTATATTATTGCAAACGGAGCAGCAGCATATGATCATGAAGTAACCATCTTCCATACGTTCTGGGGGTTAAACGCTCTTCGTAAAGAAGCAATGGTCCCAACTAAAAAAGGATTTATGGAAAAAATGTTCGGTAAAATGATGCCTCGCGGCGCAGATAAGATGGGGCTTTCAAAAATGAACTTTGCAGGAATGGGATCTAAAATGATTAAAAGCGTCATGAAAAAGCATAATGCAGTTCCATTACCAGACCTAATTGATATGGCAAAGGAACAAGATGTGAAACTTGTAGCATGTACAATGACGATGGACTTATTAGGATTACAAAAAGAAGAGTTAGTAGATGGAATCGATTATGCTGGTGTAGCTGCTTATTTAGCAGATGCTGAAGAAGGTAATGTAAACTTATTCATCTAA
- a CDS encoding SDR family oxidoreductase, whose translation MHVKELFDLTGQVAIVTGGGRGLGEQFATGLAEAGAHVIVCSRKLESCESVSKKLRELGVESLAMQCDITSQEDVKNVVDTVVDRFGKIDIVVNNSGATWGSKVEEMPLEAWQKVLQTNVTGTFLMAQEAGKHMIGAKKGKIINIASVAGFGGSHPEYMNSIGYNTSKGALITFTKDLAVKWGQHNIQVNAIAPGFFPTKMAAMTMREGRDYFLEQTPLKRFGTDVDLKGAAVFLASRASDYVTGDVLVVDGGLLAT comes from the coding sequence ATGCATGTGAAAGAGCTCTTTGACCTAACAGGTCAGGTCGCAATCGTAACGGGAGGAGGCCGAGGCCTTGGTGAACAGTTTGCAACCGGATTAGCTGAAGCGGGCGCTCACGTTATCGTTTGCTCTCGAAAGTTGGAATCTTGTGAAAGCGTATCCAAAAAACTGAGAGAGTTAGGCGTTGAGTCACTAGCAATGCAGTGTGACATTACAAGTCAAGAAGATGTTAAAAACGTTGTGGATACGGTTGTTGACCGATTTGGCAAAATTGACATAGTAGTCAATAACAGCGGAGCAACCTGGGGATCAAAGGTGGAAGAGATGCCTTTAGAAGCTTGGCAGAAAGTGCTTCAAACAAACGTAACAGGCACATTTTTAATGGCTCAAGAGGCTGGAAAACATATGATAGGTGCTAAAAAAGGGAAGATTATCAATATCGCATCGGTCGCTGGATTTGGGGGTTCACATCCCGAATACATGAATTCTATTGGCTATAATACAAGTAAAGGAGCACTTATTACGTTCACGAAGGATTTAGCCGTAAAGTGGGGACAGCATAACATTCAAGTAAATGCAATCGCTCCAGGCTTCTTCCCCACGAAAATGGCGGCGATGACGATGAGAGAAGGAAGAGATTACTTTTTAGAACAAACGCCGCTCAAGCGTTTTGGTACAGACGTTGATTTAAAGGGAGCAGCTGTTTTTCTAGCATCAAGAGCCTCTGATTACGTCACAGGTGATGTGTTAGTTGTAGATGGTGGTTTGCTCGCAACATAA
- a CDS encoding 3-hydroxyacyl-CoA dehydrogenase family protein, whose amino-acid sequence MIIKHITVVGAGQMGHQIAILAALGGYETTIHDMNEHSLNNARNQLHMLLDRWIAKGKLTVKQKDEALVKLSYTTDLKEAVAATDFVIEAVVEKLEVKRSVFAELDEYAPKHAILASNSSTIVNSLLASATTRPDKVVNMHFFFPPVVMDCVEVVMSEETSQETAAITMNVCKQMNRTAVLLQKEISGFVANRILGALHKEAMFLYENGYADFKDIDLICKKALNHPIGPFELMDLSGIDVGYYVMNQRYTETGDPSDLPPQFLKEKVEKGELGRKTGKGFYTYEKEHIKK is encoded by the coding sequence ATGATTATTAAGCATATAACAGTTGTAGGCGCGGGGCAAATGGGTCATCAAATTGCCATCTTAGCGGCTTTAGGAGGATATGAAACGACGATTCATGATATGAATGAACATTCACTCAATAATGCAAGAAACCAGCTTCATATGCTGTTAGATCGCTGGATTGCTAAAGGTAAATTAACCGTAAAGCAAAAGGATGAAGCGCTTGTTAAGCTATCGTATACGACCGATTTAAAAGAAGCTGTTGCTGCTACTGACTTTGTAATTGAAGCGGTTGTTGAAAAGCTTGAAGTAAAGAGAAGCGTATTTGCCGAACTTGATGAGTATGCGCCAAAGCACGCTATTTTAGCTTCCAATAGCTCAACAATCGTTAATTCATTACTAGCTTCCGCAACGACTCGACCTGATAAAGTCGTAAATATGCACTTTTTCTTCCCGCCAGTTGTCATGGACTGCGTAGAAGTTGTCATGAGTGAAGAAACAAGTCAAGAAACAGCGGCGATTACCATGAACGTATGTAAGCAAATGAACCGTACGGCAGTTCTGCTTCAAAAAGAGATCTCTGGTTTTGTCGCTAATCGTATTCTAGGCGCTCTTCATAAAGAAGCGATGTTTCTTTATGAAAATGGTTATGCGGACTTCAAAGATATTGATTTAATTTGTAAAAAAGCACTTAATCATCCAATTGGACCATTTGAATTGATGGATTTATCCGGTATTGATGTTGGCTACTACGTAATGAATCAACGTTATACAGAAACGGGAGATCCAAGCGATTTGCCTCCTCAATTTTTAAAAGAAAAAGTAGAAAAAGGAGAGCTTGGGCGTAAAACAGGAAAAGGGTTTTATACGTATGAAAAAGAGCATATCAAAAAATAA
- a CDS encoding sulfurtransferase TusA family protein, whose protein sequence is MNVTKQLDAKGLACPMPIVRTKKAMNELQTGEVLEVIATDKGAKSDLTAWAKSMGHRIVKAEETDNVLSFWIQKG, encoded by the coding sequence ATGAACGTAACAAAACAATTAGACGCAAAAGGTTTAGCATGTCCAATGCCAATTGTACGAACAAAAAAAGCAATGAACGAATTACAAACGGGTGAAGTATTAGAAGTTATTGCGACTGATAAAGGAGCAAAAAGTGACTTAACAGCGTGGGCGAAGTCAATGGGACACAGAATCGTTAAAGCAGAAGAAACAGATAACGTACTATCATTTTGGATTCAAAAAGGCTAA